The sequence GGGGTGGACGAGATCGGGCTCGACGGCCTGGACCGGCGCTACCTCCGCACCATCACCGACCATTACGGCGGGGGGCCCGTGGGGGTCGAGGCCATCGCCGCCACCATGAACGAGGAGGCGGACACCCTCGTGGACATGGTGGAGCCCTTCCTGCTCCGCACCGGGCTCGTGCAGCGCACCCGGGGCGGCCGGCGCGCCACCCCGGCCTCCTACCGCCACCTGGGCCTGGCCCTCCCCAAGAATCCGCAGGGCGGCGGCGCCCAGCCGGGACTGTGGGAGGGGGGGGAGGAGTCGGCGGAATAAGCCGGCGGCGAGGCATCCATGAAACCGATATCCTTCGTGGAGCCTGTCCTGAGTGAAGCGAAGGGCTCAGGATGACAGTTTGGCCAATGATTGGTGGCCAAGGCTGTCATACTGAGCGAAGGCCGCTCTTGGGCCGGAGCGAAGTATCTCGGTTTGCCCTATCATGCCTCCGAGGCACTTGCTCGATGAACAACCGGCTCACATGCCACGGTTAGGTGTTCGCGATGGAGCCCTTCGGTCAGTTCGGCCGCGTCCTGATCGTCTTCGGGATCGTGCTGGTGGTCCTGGGGGTGATCCTCACCCTCGCCCCGCGCCTCCCCTTCCTCGGCGGCCTGCCGGGGGACATCCACCTCCGGGGCAAGAGCTGGAGCTTCCACTTCCCGATCGTCACCTCGATCGTGGTGAGCGTGGCGCTGACCGTCCTGCTGAACCTGTTCTTCCGGAGGTGAGCGGCGGTCCCGCCCGCCCCTACCGCTCCCGCTCCAGATCGTTCCGGAACCACTGCCGGAGGGTGCGCTCGAAGAGGACGGGGCGCTCCGGCCCCCCGGGCCTGGGCAGCACCTTCAGCAGGCAGGGAGTCGTGAGGGCCTGGGTGGCGAAGCCCCCCGGGCGCGCCTCCTCGTAGCGGACGACCAGGTATTCCTTCCCGCCTTCCTTCTCCGGGCCCGCCGAGAGGAACCTCACGCCGTAGCCCCCGGTCGGCCGCCGGCCCAGGCAGATGCCCACCATCACCTGCTTTTCGTAATCCACCCGGGGCGGCTCGGCCCTCCAGCCGGAGAACCGGATGCGGCCGAGCAGGCGCCGGCCGTCCCCGGGCTTGAGCGCCGCGGCGTGGAAGGCCTCGGCCGGCCCGCCGTAGGCGGTGCGCCACTCGCCCTTTTCCTGCGCCCCGGAAGGCGCGGGCTCCTGCGCCCCAGAGGGCGCGGGGGCGAGCCAGAGCGCGGAGAGGAACAGGAGGGCGGGAACCTTCACGACGGCACGTCCTTGGCGCGGGAACCCCGGCACCCCGGCAGGTGGGGCACGATCTCGTCGGCGCGGCGCACCTCGAGGTCCGGCTTCACGTCCGGGTCCCCCGGCAGCGCCCCCCAGCGGTTGATCCAGACCGAGGCCATCCCCACCGCGCGGGCGCCCGCCACGTCGGTGCGCAGGTTGTCCCCGATCATGACGGCCTCGGAGGGCTCGACCCCCAGCTCGGCCAGGGCCTGCTCGAAGAGGAAGGGCCCGGGCTTCCCGATGACGACGGGGGGCTTGCCGGCCGCCGCCTGGACGGCGAGCGCCACCGCCCCCCCG comes from Candidatus Tectomicrobia bacterium and encodes:
- a CDS encoding DUF2905 domain-containing protein; the encoded protein is MEPFGQFGRVLIVFGIVLVVLGVILTLAPRLPFLGGLPGDIHLRGKSWSFHFPIVTSIVVSVALTVLLNLFFRR
- a CDS encoding protease complex subunit PrcB family protein, producing the protein MKVPALLFLSALWLAPAPSGAQEPAPSGAQEKGEWRTAYGGPAEAFHAAALKPGDGRRLLGRIRFSGWRAEPPRVDYEKQVMVGICLGRRPTGGYGVRFLSAGPEKEGGKEYLVVRYEEARPGGFATQALTTPCLLKVLPRPGGPERPVLFERTLRQWFRNDLERER